The following proteins are co-located in the Solea senegalensis isolate Sse05_10M linkage group LG12, IFAPA_SoseM_1, whole genome shotgun sequence genome:
- the atox1 gene encoding copper transport protein ATOX1, giving the protein MTKYEFQVEMTCEGCSGAISRILSKQEGVKFEIDLPKKLVWIESDKDSDFLLEVLKKSGKKVTYNGTK; this is encoded by the exons ATGACC AAGTACGAGTTTCAGGTGGAGATGACGTGTGAAGGATGTTCAGGAGCCATTTCCAGAATCCTCAGCAAACAGGAAG GCGTGAAGTTTGAGATCGACCTGCCGAAGAAACTAGTTTGGATCGAGTCCGACAAAGACTCGGACTTTCTCTTGGAAGTGCTGAAGAAAAGTGGGAAGAAAGTCACGTACAACGGCACCAAATGA
- the LOC122778475 gene encoding zinc finger protein OZF-like: protein MEPKPDSDQPLLSHSSPEAERQDHTGSDHVDSVSKPHKTRHKRKSRGNKVDNVSKIETETQTGKKSFKCDTCGKKYAHKCALNLHQKVHTEKKEFSCNTCGKCYTNKGVLLIHTRTHTGEKPYSCETCGKTFRQNSHLIAHKISHTGDKSYACETCGKCFGEKQTLIVHKRTHTGEKPHICNICKSGFARKDALMVHARTHTGEKPYSCETCGKNFQRRWHLKTHETTHTGEKPYICDICNTDFGRKHTLMIHMRTHTGEKPYSCETCGKCFRHQPTLIMHKKTHTGEKPHCCETCGKCFQHQPNLIMHQKTHTDEKPHSCETCGKCFRQKSHLKLHKRTHTGERPHSCETCGKCFGQRTTLVKHNRTHTGEKPYVCSICKNCFGYKRTLKVHMRTHAGEKP from the coding sequence ATGGAACCAAAACCAGACAGTGACCAACCGCTCCTCTCCCACAGCTCTCCTGAAGCTGAGAGGCAAgatcacacaggaagtgaccaCGTTGACTCTGTGTCGAAGCCACATAAGACACGTCACAAAAGGAAAAGTCGCGGCAACAAAGTGGACAACGTGTCAAAGATTGAGACCGAAACTCAAACGGGTAAAAAGTCCTTTAAATGTGACacttgtggaaaaaaatatgcacATAAGTGTGCATTAAATCTACACCAGAAAGTtcacacagaaaagaaagaattttCTTGCAACACCTGTGGCAAATGCTATACAAACAAAGGTGTTTTGTTGATTCACACGAGGACTCACACCGGCGAGAAACCCTACTcttgtgaaacatgtggaaagacTTTCAGGCAAAATTCGCATTTAATAGCCCACAAAATATCTCACACTGGCGACAAGTCGTACGCGTGTGAAACATGCGGAAAGTGTTTTGGAGAAAAACAGACTTTGATCGTCCACAAAAGAACTCACACCGGCGAGAAGCCGCACATCTGCAACATTTGCAAGAGTGGCTTTGCGCGCAAAGATGCCTTGATGGTCCACGCCAGAACTCACACCGGCGAGAAGCCGTACTCCTGTGAAACGTGTGGAAAGAATTTCCAACGGAGGTGGCATTTGAAAACCCACGAAACGACTCACACGGGGGAGAAGCCTTACATCTGCGACATTTGTAACACTGACTTTGGACGCAAGCATACGCTAATGATCCACATGAGAACGCACACGGGCGAGAAACCGTATTCCTGTGAAACCTGCGGGAAGTGTTTTCGACATCAGCCCACTCTGATAATGCACAAGAAAACTCACACGGGCGAGAAGCCGCATTGCTGTGAAacgtgtggaaagtgttttcagCATCAGCCGAATTTGATAATGCACCAAAAGACTCACACGGACGAGAAACCTCATTCCTGCGAAACGTGTGGGAAGTGTTTCCGACAGAAGTCGCACCTGAAACTCCACAAAAGAACTCACACGGGCGAAAGGCCGCATTCCTGTGAAACATGCGGGAAGTGTTTTGGACAACGGACGACTTTGGTGAAGCACAACAGAACTCACACGGGTGAAAAGCCGTACGTTTGCAGCATCTGTAAGAATTGCTTTGGGTACAAACGAACGTTAAAGGTCCACATGAGAACTCACGCAGGCGAGAAGCCATGA